Below is a window of Cytobacillus firmus DNA.
ACGGTTGGGTAATAGAGGGTATTCTCTTTACAAATGGTAAAGGGGCTAAACTAGGGAATGCTACCTACAAACGGTGCACATTTATTAATCCTGGAAAAATAGTTGTAGTTACTAACCCAAACGCAGTTGTTGAGTTAGATGAATGTCACTTTGAATGGAGTACCTCCAATCTCTTTGAATCTGATTTTAATATTAAATTACTAAAAGTAAAAAATTGCACGTTCAAAGGAAAAGACAAACCAGCTTTCTTTATATGGCAGGCTGCTAGGATAGAATTTATTAATAATATTTTTGAATTTGATAATACAAAGACTAACTCAGTAATTGAATTATTTTATTCTAACACTCAAAATGTAGTATTGACTGATAATCGGTTTAAGGCAAGCTTACCTATGGATATTATAAAACAGTCAAATTCAGCAGCGCGGATAGATTTAACAGACAATTTTATAGATAACATGAATGTTTCAAATAACGGATTGATATGTATTGATAGAAACAAAATAAATGGAGTAATCGGGCAAGCCACAGAACCTACATTTGGATACTTTAAAAAAGGTCAGCTGATTCCAAATTCCAATCCAATTAGCGGAGGATTTATGGGTTGGATTACAACAACAGAAGGAATCGCTAATACGTACCGTTTATGGACTCCAAATACCTATCTCTTTAAAGGGACTATAATATATATGAATAACCATTTCTTTGTGTCTTTAACAAATGAGGGTTCAACAGGTTCAACAGCTCCTCCTTGGCCTACTGTATTAGGTGAAACGGTTATCGACAAACAAATAACTTGGAAAAATATAGGAGTTAAAGCAGTGTTTAAAACTTACGGTTCTATTTCATAATCAATACAATTTCTAAACTATAGAAGAATTTATTTTTCCATAAACTAAATCGAGGGGTGAATCGGAACGTAAAAAGGGGTATGATTTCATGGAGAATCCTACCTCCTTTTTTTAGTGGCCCAATAAGAACTTAGGGAATCCCTATACTATTTCAGTTACTTTTTTTTGTCTGATTTGTCTGTGTGTATCGGATTTATATCTATTAACATTACCAATAAGATATTTTCCAAAGGCAGCTTTATTAAATATGTGTGCAGATAATATTGAACAAGTAATACTAGTAATCAGTACAATTATTAAATAGCTAAGTTTGTTAAAAAACATAGGGGGGGATGCTAATTCTATTAGGTGGATGAATAGCATATGCATTAAATAAATACAAAAAGAATAGTTACTGATTATCATTATTATTTTAGGTACCTTTTTAATAAAAATGGTTGTAAAGAGAATTATTAAGAAAATGACACTCGTTGTATATAAAACCATATCTATTCTTTTAGAATTTGTAAAATTAATTAGATTGTATTTATTAATAATTACAAATAATAAGAAAGTGAAAACTGGTAATAACAAAATAATATATTTATTTTTTATTATAAGAGATAAAAATTCGTTAAAATACTTTCCACAATAAAATCCTAATGAAAAATAGAATACCCAGCCAATAAAAGGTAACCAATATCCAAATCTCCAAATTTCTTGTGCAATAAAAAAATTGGGTGGATTTGTAAAATTAAATATTCCTAAATAAATAACATTGACTAATAAAGCTAAAGGCAAAACAACAGAAGGGGAAAATCTATTGAGGAATTTATTTAGTTTTACATGTAAAAAGTAAAACTGGAAAATTATTAAAACAAAATACAATACAGAGTGCCCTAGGAAAATATTTTTCACTATTTCAAGCAATATGGTTTCTATGCTAATTCTTTTTACCTCAATAATCGCATAAATAATATTCATAAAAATATAAGGCAATAATATGTAACCGAATCGTTTTCTAAAAAAACCTTTCGGTAATTGTACAGGATACTTTTTAGATAATAGTAATTCTGAGATAAATACAAATATAGGTGTGCCAAATAGACCAGCTGCTAAGAGGTAGTTTAAAAATAAACTGTAGAAGTCATTGCTTAAATGTTTAAATTCAACATTAGTTAATTGAATGCTATGCCCCATAACAACAGCTATACACGCAATTGCGCGAAGCCAAAATACAGAGTTTATTGTAGAATTATTATTCATTTTTTTCCCTTTCACTTATTGTTTTTATAGGTTTATTGTATATATTTATAATATTAGTCATTTATTTTACTAAACTTTTTTACGTTCTTCACTCTAAATAGATCCCTTTCTTTA
It encodes the following:
- a CDS encoding acyltransferase family protein; its protein translation is MNNNSTINSVFWLRAIACIAVVMGHSIQLTNVEFKHLSNDFYSLFLNYLLAAGLFGTPIFVFISELLLSKKYPVQLPKGFFRKRFGYILLPYIFMNIIYAIIEVKRISIETILLEIVKNIFLGHSVLYFVLIIFQFYFLHVKLNKFLNRFSPSVVLPLALLVNVIYLGIFNFTNPPNFFIAQEIWRFGYWLPFIGWVFYFSLGFYCGKYFNEFLSLIIKNKYIILLLPVFTFLLFVIINKYNLINFTNSKRIDMVLYTTSVIFLIILFTTIFIKKVPKIIMIISNYSFCIYLMHMLFIHLIELASPPMFFNKLSYLIIVLITSITCSILSAHIFNKAAFGKYLIGNVNRYKSDTHRQIRQKKVTEIV